One window of the Deltaproteobacteria bacterium genome contains the following:
- a CDS encoding NAD(P)H-dependent glycerol-3-phosphate dehydrogenase, giving the protein MEKICVLGAGSWGTTLANILAEKGFDISLWVREEELYRIIRETRENAFFLPGIKLAHNITSTNSIEEAVKNRAIILCVIPSHGVRDIFAQASKFLSKDAIIVNASKGIEQETLLTVSQILRQSLPKAFHQNLSVLSGPTFAKEVSRKLPTAICVAANKKAVAEKVQQVFNTNYFRVYTNSDMTGVEISGALKNVIAIAAGISDGLSLGMNARAALITRGLAEISRLGISMGADAATFAGLSGLGDLVLTCTGELSRNRSVGMMIGKGRKLNDILSEMKMVAEGVKTAKAAYELAKKYGVEMPITEQVYRVLYEDKSPKDAVMDLMTRRLKGELS; this is encoded by the coding sequence ATGGAAAAGATATGTGTGCTCGGCGCAGGAAGCTGGGGGACAACCCTTGCGAATATCCTTGCTGAGAAAGGCTTTGATATAAGCCTTTGGGTAAGGGAAGAAGAATTATATCGGATCATCCGGGAGACAAGGGAAAACGCCTTCTTCCTCCCCGGCATAAAACTCGCGCACAATATCACGTCAACCAATTCCATAGAGGAGGCTGTAAAAAACAGGGCTATTATCCTATGCGTAATTCCGTCTCATGGGGTAAGGGACATATTCGCGCAGGCATCAAAATTTTTATCAAAAGATGCAATTATAGTAAACGCATCAAAGGGGATTGAGCAGGAAACCCTGCTGACTGTTTCCCAGATATTAAGGCAATCCCTTCCCAAGGCATTCCATCAAAATCTTTCCGTGCTTTCAGGCCCGACCTTTGCCAAAGAGGTAAGCCGGAAACTTCCAACTGCCATTTGTGTCGCAGCTAATAAAAAGGCTGTGGCGGAAAAAGTGCAGCAGGTTTTTAATACCAATTATTTCAGGGTTTATACAAATAGCGACATGACAGGTGTTGAAATTAGCGGCGCATTAAAAAATGTAATTGCCATAGCGGCAGGCATATCCGATGGTCTGTCCCTTGGAATGAATGCAAGGGCAGCCCTTATAACCAGAGGCCTTGCGGAGATTTCAAGGCTCGGCATAAGCATGGGGGCGGATGCGGCAACATTTGCAGGCCTGTCCGGGCTTGGAGATCTTGTTTTAACATGCACAGGCGAACTTAGCAGGAACAGGTCTGTCGGCATGATGATAGGAAAAGGCCGCAAACTAAATGATATACTATCAGAGATGAAGATGGTGGCAGAAGGGGTAAAGACTGCAAAGGCAGCGTATGAACTTGCTAAAAAATATGGGGTGGAGATGCCAATCACAGAGCAGGTATACCGCGTCCTGTATGAAGATAAATCGCCAAAGGATGCGGTTATGGATTTAATGACAAGGAGATTGAAGGGGGAATTATCTTAA
- a CDS encoding tetratricopeptide repeat protein gives MYEKAEGLFSQMAYAKAIESYSNIVNKHPESPYAPASQYKIGLINNLYLKDMRRAMNAYAALMLLYPDSKEVLLARQDMAEIYARKGDYRKTIGEYQWLMRNSGGIQRDNFQYQIAMTYLKLTDIKQTRIELQEIVKNSPDSTLGPEIYYQIANTYHLEGDYKEAINAYERVISLYPNNSYANEARLNKAVCIEETGDIAEAMRFYKELEKSYPNPEAIKVRIDAIEARENKNTPVALKKDD, from the coding sequence TTGTATGAAAAGGCAGAAGGGCTTTTCAGCCAGATGGCATATGCAAAGGCTATAGAAAGTTACAGTAATATTGTCAACAAACACCCCGAAAGCCCGTATGCCCCTGCCAGCCAGTATAAGATCGGCCTTATCAACAATCTCTATCTTAAGGATATGAGAAGGGCTATGAATGCCTATGCTGCATTGATGCTCCTTTATCCTGATAGCAAAGAGGTGCTATTGGCGAGGCAGGATATGGCAGAGATATATGCAAGAAAAGGCGATTACAGAAAAACCATAGGAGAGTATCAATGGCTGATGAGAAATTCAGGCGGGATACAGCGGGACAATTTTCAATATCAGATAGCCATGACCTATCTTAAGCTCACAGATATTAAGCAGACAAGGATAGAGCTTCAGGAAATTGTCAAAAATTCTCCAGATTCTACCCTTGGCCCGGAGATTTATTATCAGATAGCAAATACCTATCATCTGGAGGGTGATTATAAAGAGGCTATTAATGCCTACGAAAGGGTGATTTCGTTATATCCGAACAACTCCTATGCTAATGAGGCAAGGCTTAATAAGGCTGTCTGCATTGAAGAGACAGGGGATATTGCGGAGGCGATGAGGTTTTATAAGGAGTTGGAAAAAAGCTATCCCAACCCGGAAGCTATAAAGGTAAGGATAGATGCAATAGAGGCGAGGGAAAACAAGAATACCCCGGTGGCGCTGAAAAAGGATGACTGA
- the gyrA gene encoding DNA gyrase subunit A, translating to MAQEKIPVYIEDEMKKSYLAYAMSVIVGRALPDVRDGLKPVHRRILYAMHEMGVEWNKPYKKSARVVGDVIGKYHPHGDTAVYDAITRMVQDFSLRYPLIDGQGNFGSVDGDAPAAMRYTEVRMARLTGGLLSDIDKETVDWRPNYDESLKEPLVMPAAFPNLLVNGSSGIAVGMATNMPPHNLSEVIDGLIHIINKPDATIKELMKLIPGPDFPTAGFIHGREGIKAAYETGRGIIQMRARAAIEKNPRTNRQAIVITEIPYQVNKARLIEKIAELVRDKKVEGIADIRDESDRDGMRIVVDLKRDEVGEVILNNLFLHTQMQTTFGIINLAIVDGQPKVLNLKELLQQFVRFRNEIVTRRTIFELKKAKERAHILEGLKIAIDNLDEVITLIRKSKSPQEAREGLIKRFKLSDIQAQAILDMKLQRLTALERDKIIEEYKEVLKLIKRLEEILTDEKLLIEVIVNELKEIKKQFGDERRTEIIEKTGEITMEDIIAEEDMMVNISHGGYIKRNPTSLFRTQRRGGKGKIGMTTKEEDFVEHMFVASTHSFILFFTDKGKVYSLKVYDIPQAGTATKGKAIVNLLNLAQGEKMTAFLPVREFTEGKFIVMATKCGVIKKTDLPAFANIRSGGLIALGLDEGDELIATRLTDGSKELFLGTKEGQAIRFNESQVRDMGRVARGVRAINLGKDDVVVAAEALEEGRTILTVTERGYGKRTEIKEYRSQLRGGMGIINIKVTEKNGPVVGIAQVTGEDELMITTNIGKIIRIAMKGVSVIGRNTQGVKLIDIEKDERVTGIAPIAEKEEEEES from the coding sequence ATGGCTCAGGAAAAGATTCCGGTTTATATTGAAGATGAGATGAAAAAATCGTATCTGGCCTATGCCATGAGCGTAATTGTCGGCAGGGCATTGCCGGATGTGCGGGATGGGTTAAAGCCGGTTCACCGGAGAATACTTTATGCAATGCATGAGATGGGGGTTGAGTGGAATAAGCCCTATAAAAAATCCGCCCGTGTTGTCGGAGATGTGATCGGTAAATATCATCCTCATGGTGATACTGCTGTTTATGACGCAATAACAAGGATGGTTCAGGATTTTTCCCTGAGATACCCCTTAATAGACGGCCAGGGCAACTTTGGTTCTGTTGACGGAGATGCGCCTGCTGCCATGCGTTATACGGAAGTGAGGATGGCGCGGCTTACAGGCGGGCTTCTGTCTGATATAGATAAGGAGACTGTTGACTGGAGGCCAAACTATGATGAATCCCTGAAAGAGCCGTTAGTGATGCCTGCTGCGTTCCCCAATCTCCTTGTAAACGGCTCGTCAGGCATTGCTGTTGGCATGGCTACAAACATGCCTCCGCATAATCTTTCAGAGGTGATAGACGGCCTGATACATATAATAAATAAGCCTGACGCAACTATCAAGGAATTGATGAAGCTCATTCCAGGCCCTGATTTCCCAACCGCCGGTTTTATCCACGGAAGGGAAGGTATCAAGGCCGCGTATGAAACCGGCAGAGGCATTATCCAGATGAGGGCAAGGGCCGCAATAGAAAAGAATCCGAGGACAAACAGGCAGGCGATTGTAATAACCGAGATACCCTATCAGGTGAACAAGGCAAGGCTTATTGAAAAGATTGCGGAATTGGTCAGGGATAAAAAGGTTGAGGGTATTGCTGATATAAGAGATGAATCTGACAGGGATGGGATGAGGATTGTTGTTGACTTAAAGAGGGATGAGGTTGGAGAGGTCATCCTCAATAATCTGTTCCTGCACACCCAGATGCAGACCACATTCGGCATTATAAACCTTGCCATTGTTGACGGTCAGCCAAAGGTATTAAATCTAAAGGAACTTCTACAGCAATTTGTAAGATTCAGAAATGAGATCGTAACACGAAGGACAATATTTGAACTTAAAAAGGCAAAAGAGCGCGCCCATATATTAGAGGGGTTAAAGATTGCAATAGATAATCTTGACGAGGTTATAACCCTGATTAGAAAGAGCAAATCCCCTCAGGAGGCAAGGGAAGGCCTGATAAAGCGATTCAAGCTTTCCGATATTCAGGCTCAGGCAATCCTTGATATGAAACTTCAGAGGTTGACTGCCCTTGAGAGGGATAAGATCATTGAGGAATATAAAGAGGTTTTGAAGCTAATCAAGAGGCTGGAAGAGATACTGACCGACGAAAAACTCCTGATTGAAGTTATCGTCAATGAACTCAAAGAAATTAAAAAGCAGTTCGGCGATGAGCGGCGCACGGAGATCATTGAAAAGACCGGCGAAATAACTATGGAAGACATCATTGCCGAAGAGGACATGATGGTGAACATCAGCCACGGCGGATACATCAAGCGGAATCCGACAAGCCTGTTCAGAACACAGAGACGTGGAGGCAAAGGCAAGATCGGCATGACAACAAAGGAAGAGGATTTTGTTGAGCATATGTTTGTTGCGTCAACCCACAGTTTCATACTCTTCTTTACGGACAAGGGCAAGGTCTATTCACTGAAGGTGTATGATATTCCTCAGGCAGGCACTGCTACAAAGGGGAAGGCCATTGTCAATCTTTTGAACCTTGCACAGGGAGAAAAGATGACCGCATTCCTGCCGGTAAGAGAATTTACAGAGGGAAAATTTATTGTTATGGCCACAAAATGCGGCGTGATAAAAAAGACCGATCTGCCGGCCTTTGCCAATATCCGATCAGGCGGTCTCATTGCCCTCGGATTGGATGAAGGGGATGAATTGATTGCAACACGGTTGACTGACGGCTCTAAGGAACTTTTCCTTGGCACAAAGGAAGGCCAGGCAATAAGATTTAATGAATCGCAGGTGAGGGATATGGGAAGGGTTGCGAGAGGTGTGCGGGCAATAAACCTCGGCAAAGACGATGTGGTCGTGGCAGCGGAGGCCCTTGAAGAGGGGAGAACTATTCTGACTGTAACAGAGAGGGGATATGGCAAGAGGACTGAGATTAAAGAATACCGGAGCCAACTGCGCGGGGGGATGGGCATAATCAACATCAAGGTTACGGAGAAGAACGGCCCTGTTGTCGGCATCGCCCAGGTAACGGGTGAAGACGAACTCATGATTACCACCAATATCGGAAAGATTATAAGGATAGCAATGAAAGGTGTGTCTGTAATCGGCAGAAATACGCAGGGTGTTAAGCTTATTGATATTGAAAAGGATGAGAGGGTGACCGGTATAGCGCCGATTGCGGAGAAAGAGGAAGAGGAGGAATCTTAA
- a CDS encoding cytochrome c — translation MRKVIWSAVVVISLVFAVNSMARDGAEIYKQCAVCHGAKGQGTKGLAPAHKGNKFIIESKPEDLKKLVLEGRAGAAKKYKEFPIDMPKSGLSEADAEAVVKYEQGELQTQK, via the coding sequence ATGCGTAAAGTTATATGGTCGGCAGTTGTGGTAATAAGCCTTGTATTTGCTGTTAATTCAATGGCAAGAGATGGGGCAGAGATCTACAAACAATGTGCTGTATGTCATGGCGCGAAAGGTCAGGGCACGAAGGGTCTGGCGCCGGCACACAAAGGCAATAAATTTATTATCGAGAGCAAACCAGAAGATCTTAAAAAGCTCGTCCTTGAAGGCCGCGCTGGTGCAGCAAAGAAGTACAAAGAATTCCCGATTGACATGCCCAAGTCGGGTCTTTCTGAAGCAGATGCAGAAGCAGTTGTAAAGTATGAACAAGGCGAATTACAGACACAGAAATAG
- a CDS encoding CopD family protein: MLKLSLFFHIVAALFWIGGMLFLTLIITPFLKTIQDAKERSSIYQSVGRGFRFWGWVAISILVITGTLNLRLMGTPLSNLIDPSFHRTPYGKTLAIKILFVIFIISTSLLHDFIFGPKARNSSVYSNIAKWLGRSNLFIALAIVLFAVFLRLGGF; this comes from the coding sequence ATGCTGAAACTCTCCTTATTTTTTCATATTGTTGCTGCCTTATTCTGGATAGGCGGGATGCTGTTTTTAACCCTGATTATTACGCCGTTTTTAAAGACAATCCAGGATGCAAAGGAGCGGTCCAGCATATACCAGAGTGTCGGCAGAGGTTTCAGGTTCTGGGGCTGGGTTGCCATATCAATACTGGTTATAACAGGCACATTAAACCTGCGTTTAATGGGAACACCTTTGTCTAATCTTATTGACCCTTCTTTCCACAGAACCCCTTACGGCAAGACATTAGCCATTAAAATCTTATTTGTCATTTTTATCATATCTACAAGTCTGCTTCATGATTTTATTTTTGGCCCAAAAGCAAGAAACTCGTCTGTTTACAGTAATATTGCCAAGTGGTTGGGCAGGTCTAATCTTTTTATAGCGCTTGCTATCGTGCTTTTTGCGGTATTTTTAAGGCTTGGTGGGTTTTAA
- a CDS encoding ROK family protein — MGRKRKPITLGVDLGGTKVDVAVVDGAGGIIFSRRYPTNPQKGPDGVIADITTYVKDCLGKTSEDILALGIGVAGQVEPSAGNVRFAPNLRWQNVPLKNELEKGIGLPVIVTNDVRAATYGEWLYGAGHGVDDLVAIFVGTGIGGGVISGGRMLEGCSNTAGELGHITIRADGRRCNCGNMGCLEAYAGGWAIAERVKEAVKCNAESGLYLLKLAGGVENITAVALNKAYQDKDPLACQLVEETGMYLAAGIVSIVNAFNPCLIILGGGVIENLTIFISMAEQGVKKHALKAASTHLKIVKAGLGEKAAVIGAAAMARGLTTL, encoded by the coding sequence ATGGGACGAAAAAGGAAACCCATAACCCTCGGTGTTGACTTGGGCGGCACCAAAGTGGATGTGGCAGTGGTAGATGGCGCCGGAGGTATAATTTTTTCCCGCCGATATCCCACTAATCCCCAAAAAGGCCCTGACGGGGTCATAGCTGATATCACAACTTATGTTAAGGATTGTCTCGGCAAGACATCGGAAGATATACTTGCTCTGGGCATTGGTGTGGCAGGTCAGGTGGAGCCGTCTGCAGGCAATGTGCGGTTTGCCCCTAACCTGAGATGGCAGAATGTTCCGCTTAAGAACGAATTGGAAAAAGGCATTGGTCTGCCGGTAATTGTTACAAATGATGTCCGCGCTGCCACATATGGAGAGTGGCTCTATGGGGCAGGGCATGGTGTGGATGACCTTGTCGCTATCTTTGTTGGCACAGGTATCGGCGGCGGCGTAATAAGCGGCGGCCGCATGCTTGAAGGTTGCAGCAATACAGCCGGAGAACTTGGGCATATAACCATTAGGGCTGACGGCAGACGCTGCAATTGTGGAAACATGGGATGCCTTGAGGCATATGCCGGAGGGTGGGCTATTGCAGAAAGGGTAAAGGAGGCTGTAAAGTGTAATGCCGAATCAGGTCTATATCTGCTTAAACTTGCAGGGGGTGTTGAGAATATTACTGCTGTTGCGCTTAATAAGGCATATCAGGATAAAGACCCCCTTGCCTGTCAACTTGTTGAGGAGACAGGCATGTATCTGGCTGCCGGTATTGTAAGCATAGTCAATGCATTTAACCCGTGCCTTATTATCCTTGGTGGAGGCGTGATTGAGAATTTGACAATATTTATATCAATGGCTGAACAAGGGGTGAAGAAACATGCCCTTAAGGCTGCTTCAACTCATCTAAAAATAGTCAAGGCCGGATTGGGTGAAAAGGCGGCAGTTATCGGCGCTGCTGCTATGGCTAGAGGATTAACAACCCTATAG
- a CDS encoding DNA polymerase III subunit alpha, giving the protein MQHANFVHLHLHTQYSLLDGAIRHDDLFKLAREYKMPALAMTDHGNMFGAIEFYEKASHYGIKPIIGCEVYVATGSRLNKTSVRGNKEGGEQEVSFHLILLVKNIKGYKNLCKLVTAGYLEGFYYKPRIDKELLMANNEGLIALTSCLHGEIPYLLNNGNMEKGLKVAEDYKAIFNNNRFFLELQDNKLPEQKKVNEGLLNISKKLDIPIVATNDCHYLKREEAKAHDILVCIQTGKTVNATDRLKFRTDEFYFKSPQEMETAFSSYPEAIRNTIEIAERCNLELKLNEPHLPVFPVPNAEDIDTFFEKQARHGLEKRLADMHNKGEDAESQKWHYYERLEKELKVVKAMGFAGYFLIVADFIGFAKMRNIPVGPGRGSAAGSLAAYALGVTNLDPIQHNLLFERFLNPDRISLPDIDIDFCIEGRDDVIKYVSEKYGRDNVSQIITFGQMRAKAVIRDVGRALDIPYSEVDRIAKLVPNILNITIEGAVKQEPRLKEYIDKDARIKELIDVAKTLEGLPRHASTHAAGVVISNKPLLEYLPLYKGPKEEVVTTQYAMKDVEKIGLVKFDFLGLKTLTVIDRTVKILKENKGADIDIDNLSLDDADTYKLLSSGNTNCIFQLESSGIKELLMKLKPETFEDIMSVVALYRPGPLQSGMVDDFIKRKHGKASIKYELPQLKDILANTYGVIVYQEQVMEIAKVLAGFGPGDADVLRKAMGKKLPEEMVIQRERFIEGAKKNKVEQKKAEKIFDLMANFAGYGFNKSHSAAYALIAYQTAYLKAHFPVEFMAATLTSEMTDTDKVIKYIGECRDMAIEILPPDLNESRKDFTVIGGRIRFGLAAVKNVGEAAIDVILKTREEEGQFTSILDFCTRVDLRKVNRRVIESLIKCGAFDFTGAKRSQLMASLDRIMDISQAVQKDKVNGQISIFQTARPGGGGRNSGMAAIELPQMEEWHEAQLLSYEKESLGFYITGHPLEKYAKDLEYLTNADTEGVKEKQDDEEVTIAGIVTAVKEVNTKKGDRMAFITLEDLKGFVEVVMFSDVYKNAASYFSDDAPVLVKGKVDKGGEHVKIIANSVYPVAQAKTMFANVVHIKADASRLETGSLEKVKGILSAHSGNSPVYFHLLWPDRDVVIAIPEKLKVAPSEKFVKDIETLLGDGSINIVQGGVA; this is encoded by the coding sequence ATGCAACACGCCAATTTTGTCCATTTGCATCTCCATACACAGTACAGTCTCCTTGACGGGGCAATAAGGCATGATGACCTTTTTAAACTTGCCAGGGAATACAAGATGCCTGCCCTTGCAATGACCGACCACGGCAATATGTTTGGCGCAATTGAGTTTTATGAGAAGGCCTCTCACTATGGAATAAAGCCGATAATCGGATGCGAGGTGTATGTTGCCACAGGCAGCAGATTGAACAAAACTTCTGTGCGCGGCAATAAAGAGGGGGGTGAGCAGGAGGTATCGTTTCACCTGATTCTTCTGGTAAAAAACATAAAGGGATACAAAAATCTCTGCAAACTTGTCACTGCCGGCTATCTTGAAGGTTTTTATTACAAACCAAGGATAGACAAAGAACTTCTAATGGCAAATAACGAAGGTCTTATTGCCTTGACCTCATGCCTTCACGGAGAGATTCCATATCTTTTAAATAACGGGAATATGGAAAAGGGATTGAAGGTTGCAGAGGACTATAAGGCAATTTTTAACAATAACAGATTCTTTCTGGAACTTCAGGATAATAAACTGCCTGAGCAGAAAAAGGTAAACGAAGGGCTTCTTAATATCAGCAAGAAACTGGATATCCCGATAGTTGCCACAAATGACTGTCATTATCTTAAGAGAGAAGAGGCAAAGGCGCATGACATCCTTGTCTGTATTCAGACAGGGAAGACTGTGAACGCGACTGACAGGCTTAAATTCAGGACTGATGAATTTTATTTTAAATCGCCGCAGGAGATGGAAACAGCCTTTAGCTCCTATCCAGAGGCGATAAGGAATACGATTGAGATTGCAGAGCGGTGCAATCTTGAGCTTAAGCTTAACGAACCTCATCTGCCGGTCTTTCCTGTTCCAAACGCCGAAGATATTGACACCTTTTTTGAGAAACAGGCAAGGCATGGTTTAGAGAAAAGATTGGCAGATATGCATAACAAAGGAGAAGATGCAGAGTCGCAAAAATGGCACTATTATGAAAGATTGGAAAAGGAGCTTAAAGTAGTTAAGGCAATGGGGTTTGCAGGGTACTTTCTCATTGTGGCGGATTTTATAGGTTTTGCAAAAATGAGAAATATACCCGTAGGTCCTGGCAGGGGATCTGCTGCCGGCAGTCTGGCTGCATATGCGCTTGGCGTTACAAATCTGGACCCCATACAACACAACCTTTTGTTTGAAAGATTTTTGAACCCCGACAGAATAAGTCTTCCTGATATTGACATAGACTTCTGTATTGAAGGCAGGGATGATGTTATAAAATATGTTTCAGAAAAATACGGCAGGGATAATGTCAGCCAGATAATAACGTTCGGCCAGATGCGGGCAAAGGCGGTAATACGCGATGTAGGCAGGGCGCTGGATATTCCTTATAGCGAGGTTGACAGGATAGCAAAGCTTGTTCCGAATATATTGAATATAACCATTGAGGGCGCCGTTAAACAGGAGCCGAGACTCAAGGAATACATTGACAAGGATGCGCGGATTAAAGAGTTGATAGATGTTGCAAAGACCCTGGAAGGTCTGCCGCGGCATGCCTCAACCCATGCTGCAGGCGTTGTTATCTCAAATAAGCCTTTGCTGGAATATCTGCCGCTTTACAAGGGGCCCAAAGAAGAGGTTGTAACCACGCAGTATGCGATGAAGGATGTTGAAAAGATAGGCCTTGTAAAATTTGATTTTCTCGGTTTAAAAACTCTGACGGTTATAGACAGGACAGTAAAGATTCTCAAAGAGAATAAGGGGGCAGATATTGATATAGATAATTTGAGTCTTGATGATGCTGATACATACAAGCTGCTCAGCTCCGGCAATACAAATTGCATATTTCAGCTTGAAAGCTCCGGCATTAAGGAACTGCTCATGAAGCTGAAGCCGGAGACGTTTGAGGATATCATGTCGGTTGTTGCCCTGTATAGACCTGGGCCGCTGCAGAGCGGAATGGTTGATGATTTTATCAAGAGAAAACATGGCAAGGCTTCCATAAAATACGAACTGCCGCAGCTGAAAGATATACTGGCCAATACATACGGTGTTATTGTTTATCAGGAGCAGGTTATGGAGATAGCCAAGGTCCTTGCCGGCTTCGGCCCTGGCGATGCTGATGTGCTTAGAAAGGCGATGGGCAAGAAGCTTCCTGAAGAAATGGTTATTCAAAGGGAAAGATTTATAGAAGGGGCAAAGAAAAACAAGGTGGAACAGAAAAAGGCGGAAAAGATTTTTGATCTCATGGCAAACTTTGCGGGATACGGTTTTAATAAATCTCACAGCGCGGCGTATGCGCTCATTGCATATCAGACTGCGTATCTCAAGGCGCATTTCCCTGTGGAATTTATGGCAGCCACGTTGACCTCTGAAATGACCGATACTGACAAGGTAATCAAATATATCGGAGAATGCCGCGATATGGCAATAGAGATACTACCGCCGGATTTGAATGAAAGCAGGAAAGACTTTACGGTTATTGGCGGGAGGATAAGATTTGGACTGGCTGCTGTAAAGAATGTTGGAGAGGCTGCAATAGATGTGATATTAAAGACAAGGGAGGAAGAAGGGCAGTTTACATCTATTTTGGATTTTTGCACAAGGGTTGACTTGAGAAAGGTAAACAGACGTGTTATAGAAAGCCTGATAAAATGCGGCGCATTTGATTTTACAGGCGCGAAGAGGTCTCAGCTTATGGCGTCCCTTGATAGAATTATGGATATATCGCAGGCTGTGCAGAAAGATAAGGTCAACGGTCAGATAAGCATATTCCAGACAGCCCGCCCTGGCGGGGGGGGCAGAAACAGCGGGATGGCGGCAATAGAGCTTCCTCAGATGGAGGAATGGCACGAGGCGCAGCTTTTAAGCTATGAAAAAGAGTCGCTTGGTTTTTATATTACAGGCCATCCCCTTGAAAAATATGCCAAAGATCTGGAATATCTGACAAATGCCGATACAGAGGGTGTAAAAGAAAAACAGGATGATGAAGAGGTGACTATCGCAGGCATAGTAACAGCTGTAAAAGAGGTAAATACAAAAAAGGGCGACAGAATGGCATTTATAACATTGGAAGACTTGAAGGGTTTTGTTGAGGTAGTTATGTTTTCTGATGTGTATAAAAATGCCGCTTCATACTTTAGCGACGATGCGCCTGTTCTTGTTAAAGGTAAGGTGGATAAAGGCGGGGAGCATGTAAAGATTATTGCAAATTCTGTATATCCTGTGGCGCAGGCAAAGACAATGTTTGCCAATGTGGTTCATATTAAAGCCGACGCATCCAGACTTGAGACAGGTTCTCTGGAAAAGGTAAAAGGAATATTAAGCGCTCATTCAGGCAACTCCCCTGTCTATTTCCATCTCCTGTGGCCTGACAGAGATGTGGTAATTGCAATCCCTGAAAAACTCAAGGTTGCCCCTTCTGAAAAATTTGTAAAAGATATTGAAACGCTTCTGGGAGACGGCAGTATCAATATTGTTCAGGGAGGTGTTGCCTGA
- a CDS encoding acetyl-CoA carboxylase carboxyltransferase subunit alpha, translating to MALQQFMEFEKPVVELEKKIEELKETALEKKIDNSDEIEKLSKDMSRLQEEIFSNLTPWQITQLARHPLRPYTLDYIPRIFSDFIELHGDRNFRDDPAIVGGLAMLEGEPVMVIGHQKGRTTKEKVFRNFGMPNPEGYRKAIRLMSMAERLKKPIITFIDTPGAFPGIGAEERGQAEAIAKNLMVMSRLKVPIIIVVIGEGGSGGALAIGVGDKILMLEYATYSVISPEGCAAILWKDGSKADIAARALKITAKDLYNLGIIDEIVKEPPGSAHRNPDSMAITMKEVLIKSLQELKKLSPDELVDMRYKKYRKIGKFYESVA from the coding sequence ATGGCGCTTCAACAATTTATGGAATTTGAAAAACCTGTGGTTGAGCTTGAAAAAAAGATAGAAGAGCTGAAAGAGACAGCTCTGGAGAAGAAGATTGATAATAGCGATGAGATAGAAAAACTGAGCAAAGATATGAGCAGGCTCCAGGAGGAGATATTTTCAAATCTTACGCCGTGGCAGATAACGCAGCTTGCCAGGCACCCGCTCAGGCCATATACATTGGATTACATCCCCCGCATATTCAGTGATTTTATTGAACTGCACGGCGACAGAAATTTCAGAGACGACCCTGCCATAGTAGGCGGTCTTGCAATGCTTGAGGGAGAGCCTGTTATGGTTATAGGCCATCAAAAAGGCAGAACAACAAAGGAGAAGGTTTTTAGGAATTTTGGCATGCCCAATCCTGAGGGTTACAGAAAGGCCATCAGACTTATGAGCATGGCTGAAAGATTAAAAAAACCGATTATAACATTTATAGATACCCCCGGCGCCTTTCCCGGCATAGGCGCAGAAGAGCGAGGCCAGGCAGAGGCCATTGCCAAAAACCTTATGGTTATGTCAAGGCTTAAGGTGCCTATCATTATTGTTGTTATAGGAGAGGGCGGCAGCGGCGGCGCGCTGGCAATCGGTGTTGGCGATAAGATACTGATGCTGGAATACGCAACATATTCGGTAATATCGCCTGAAGGGTGCGCTGCAATACTATGGAAAGACGGAAGCAAGGCGGATATTGCGGCAAGGGCGCTCAAGATAACGGCAAAAGACCTTTATAACCTCGGGATAATTGATGAGATAGTAAAAGAACCGCCTGGCAGCGCCCATAGGAATCCGGATTCAATGGCAATTACCATGAAAGAGGTTCTTATAAAATCGCTTCAGGAACTAAAGAAATTATCTCCGGATGAATTGGTGGATATGAGATATAAGAAATACAGGAAGATAGGAAAGTTTTACGAATCAGTAGCTTAA